The following proteins come from a genomic window of Eubalaena glacialis isolate mEubGla1 chromosome X, mEubGla1.1.hap2.+ XY, whole genome shotgun sequence:
- the ZNF75D gene encoding zinc finger protein 75D isoform X2 — protein MWKPAEPQPMDVFQKECWNTYRVLQEQLGWNTQKETQLLCGRAVPAQQILDFSEQQSTPSWKTASELILPESQSPLTFEDVALFFTEEEWQLLDPSQKILYNNVMQENYATATSLGLKLKNDTGNDQPISLSTLEIQASGCKVLRKARMKVAQKTTGKENHGGTHRVRKRHRAFPGKKRKKLTTCRQELPKRMDLHGKGHAGEKPFKCQECGKSFRVSSDLIKHQRIHTEEKPYKCQQCDKRFRWSSDLNKHLLAHQGIKPYRCSWCGKSFSHNTNLHTHLRIHTGEKPFKCYECGKRFIQNSHLIKHQRTHTGEQPYTCSICRRNFSRRSSLLRHQKLHRRRESCPVSPV, from the exons ATGTGGAAGCCAGCAGAGCCCCAACCAATGGATGTGTTCCAGAAAGAATGTTGGAATACATACCGGGTACTGCAAGAACAGCTGGGCTGGAATACTCAGAAAGAAACCCAGCTTTTATGTGGAAGAG CTGTGCCTGCTCAACAGATTCTAGACTTTTCTGAGCAGCAAAGCACCCCAAGCTGGAAGACGGCATCTGAGCTCATCCTGCCTGAGTCCCAG AGTCCGTTGACATTTGAAGATGTGGCCTTGTTTTTTACCGAGGAAGAATGGCAATTACTGGACCCTTCTCAGAAGATCCTCTACAATAATGTAATGCAGGAAAACTATGCGACTGCCACCTCTCTAG GGTTAAAGCTCAAAAATGACACTGGAAATGACCAACCTATATCTCTTTCGACATTAGAAATACAAGCATCAGGATGCAAAGTATTAAGAAAGGCCAGAATGAAAGTTGCCCAGAAAACAACGGGCAAAGAAAATCATGGTGGTACACACAGGGTACGGAAACGGCATCGAGCTTttccagggaagaaaagaaagaaacttacaaCTTGCAGACAAGAGCTTCCAAAACGTATGGATCTTCATGGGAAAGGCCATGCAGGAGAGAAACCTTTTAAATGTCAGGAATGTGGGAAAAGCTTCAGAGTTAGCTCTGACCTAATTAAGCACCAGAGAATTCACACTGAagagaaaccctataaatgtCAACAGTGTGATAAGAGGTTTAGGTGGAGTTCAGATCTTAATAAGCACTTACTGGCACACCAAGGAATAAAACCATATAGATGCTCATGGTGTGGGAAAAGCTTCAGTCATAACACAAATCTACACACCCACCTAAGAATTCACACAGGAGAAAAACCCTTTAAATGTTATGAATGTGGGAAAAGATTCATTCAGAACTCCCACCTTATTAAACACCAGAGAACCCACACAGGTGAGCAGCCTTATACTTGTAGCATATGCAGGAGAAATTTTAGCAGGCGGTCAAGCCTTCTTAGACACCAGAAACTCCACAGGAGAAGGGAGTCGTGTCCAGTGTCTCCAGTCTGA
- the ZNF75D gene encoding zinc finger protein 75D isoform X3 has translation MRSQPMSWERRHCSWEEQQWPQALCGSQQSPNQWMCSRKNVGIHTGYCKNSWAGILRKKPSFYVEESPLTFEDVALFFTEEEWQLLDPSQKILYNNVMQENYATATSLGLKLKNDTGNDQPISLSTLEIQASGCKVLRKARMKVAQKTTGKENHGGTHRVRKRHRAFPGKKRKKLTTCRQELPKRMDLHGKGHAGEKPFKCQECGKSFRVSSDLIKHQRIHTEEKPYKCQQCDKRFRWSSDLNKHLLAHQGIKPYRCSWCGKSFSHNTNLHTHLRIHTGEKPFKCYECGKRFIQNSHLIKHQRTHTGEQPYTCSICRRNFSRRSSLLRHQKLHRRRESCPVSPV, from the exons ATGAG GTCACAGCCCATGAGCTGGGAGAGGAGGCATTGCTCTTGGGAGGAACAGCAGTGGCCCCAGGCTTTATGTGGAAGCCAGCAGAGCCCCAACCAATGGATGTGTTCCAGAAAGAATGTTGGAATACATACCGGGTACTGCAAGAACAGCTGGGCTGGAATACTCAGAAAGAAACCCAGCTTTTATGTGGAAGAG AGTCCGTTGACATTTGAAGATGTGGCCTTGTTTTTTACCGAGGAAGAATGGCAATTACTGGACCCTTCTCAGAAGATCCTCTACAATAATGTAATGCAGGAAAACTATGCGACTGCCACCTCTCTAG GGTTAAAGCTCAAAAATGACACTGGAAATGACCAACCTATATCTCTTTCGACATTAGAAATACAAGCATCAGGATGCAAAGTATTAAGAAAGGCCAGAATGAAAGTTGCCCAGAAAACAACGGGCAAAGAAAATCATGGTGGTACACACAGGGTACGGAAACGGCATCGAGCTTttccagggaagaaaagaaagaaacttacaaCTTGCAGACAAGAGCTTCCAAAACGTATGGATCTTCATGGGAAAGGCCATGCAGGAGAGAAACCTTTTAAATGTCAGGAATGTGGGAAAAGCTTCAGAGTTAGCTCTGACCTAATTAAGCACCAGAGAATTCACACTGAagagaaaccctataaatgtCAACAGTGTGATAAGAGGTTTAGGTGGAGTTCAGATCTTAATAAGCACTTACTGGCACACCAAGGAATAAAACCATATAGATGCTCATGGTGTGGGAAAAGCTTCAGTCATAACACAAATCTACACACCCACCTAAGAATTCACACAGGAGAAAAACCCTTTAAATGTTATGAATGTGGGAAAAGATTCATTCAGAACTCCCACCTTATTAAACACCAGAGAACCCACACAGGTGAGCAGCCTTATACTTGTAGCATATGCAGGAGAAATTTTAGCAGGCGGTCAAGCCTTCTTAGACACCAGAAACTCCACAGGAGAAGGGAGTCGTGTCCAGTGTCTCCAGTCTGA
- the ZNF75D gene encoding zinc finger protein 75D isoform X5 yields MSHIGVKLFLEQMMMSDLKVNACLYPHVEALWETKGSVKESSSQSKKSSPQMDSLGPESARQHFRSFYYREAPGPLEAVSQLQELCHQWLRPEIHSKEQILELLVLEQFLTILPRDIQNWVQMYHPQSIREAVALVDRFQKEPGGISNEVTAHELGEEALLLGGTAVAPGFMWKPAEPQPMDVFQKECWNTYRVLQEQLGWNTQKETQLLCGRESVDI; encoded by the exons ATGTCACACATAGGAGTAAAACTATTCCTAGAGCAAATGATGATGAGTGATCTGAAGGTGAATGCATGCTTGTACCCACACGTGGAGGCTTTGTGGGAGACTAAGGGGTCTGTGAAAGAGAGCTCCAGTCAGAGTAAGAAATCCAGCCCACAGATGGACAGTCTTGGTCCTGAGAGCGCTCGCCAGCACTTCCGGAGCTTCTATTATCGTGAAGCACCTGGACCACTTGAGGCTGTCAGCCAACTGCAGGAATTATGCCATCAGTGGCTGAGGCCAGAGATCCACTCAAAAGAGCAGATCTTGGAATTGCTGGTGCTAGAGCAGTTCCTGACCATTCTGCCCAGGGATATCCAGAACTGGGTGCAGATGTATCATCCACAGAGCATCAGAGAGGCTGTGGCCCTGGTAGACCGTTTTCAGAAAGAACCTGGTGGAATAAGTAATGAG GTCACAGCCCATGAGCTGGGAGAGGAGGCATTGCTCTTGGGAGGAACAGCAGTGGCCCCAGGCTTTATGTGGAAGCCAGCAGAGCCCCAACCAATGGATGTGTTCCAGAAAGAATGTTGGAATACATACCGGGTACTGCAAGAACAGCTGGGCTGGAATACTCAGAAAGAAACCCAGCTTTTATGTGGAAGAG AGTCCGTTGACATTTGA
- the ZNF75D gene encoding zinc finger protein 75D isoform X4 has translation MSWERRHCSWEEQQWPQALCGSQQSPNQWMCSRKNVGIHTGYCKNSWAGILRKKPSFYVEESPLTFEDVALFFTEEEWQLLDPSQKILYNNVMQENYATATSLGLKLKNDTGNDQPISLSTLEIQASGCKVLRKARMKVAQKTTGKENHGGTHRVRKRHRAFPGKKRKKLTTCRQELPKRMDLHGKGHAGEKPFKCQECGKSFRVSSDLIKHQRIHTEEKPYKCQQCDKRFRWSSDLNKHLLAHQGIKPYRCSWCGKSFSHNTNLHTHLRIHTGEKPFKCYECGKRFIQNSHLIKHQRTHTGEQPYTCSICRRNFSRRSSLLRHQKLHRRRESCPVSPV, from the exons ATGAGCTGGGAGAGGAGGCATTGCTCTTGGGAGGAACAGCAGTGGCCCCAGGCTTTATGTGGAAGCCAGCAGAGCCCCAACCAATGGATGTGTTCCAGAAAGAATGTTGGAATACATACCGGGTACTGCAAGAACAGCTGGGCTGGAATACTCAGAAAGAAACCCAGCTTTTATGTGGAAGAG AGTCCGTTGACATTTGAAGATGTGGCCTTGTTTTTTACCGAGGAAGAATGGCAATTACTGGACCCTTCTCAGAAGATCCTCTACAATAATGTAATGCAGGAAAACTATGCGACTGCCACCTCTCTAG GGTTAAAGCTCAAAAATGACACTGGAAATGACCAACCTATATCTCTTTCGACATTAGAAATACAAGCATCAGGATGCAAAGTATTAAGAAAGGCCAGAATGAAAGTTGCCCAGAAAACAACGGGCAAAGAAAATCATGGTGGTACACACAGGGTACGGAAACGGCATCGAGCTTttccagggaagaaaagaaagaaacttacaaCTTGCAGACAAGAGCTTCCAAAACGTATGGATCTTCATGGGAAAGGCCATGCAGGAGAGAAACCTTTTAAATGTCAGGAATGTGGGAAAAGCTTCAGAGTTAGCTCTGACCTAATTAAGCACCAGAGAATTCACACTGAagagaaaccctataaatgtCAACAGTGTGATAAGAGGTTTAGGTGGAGTTCAGATCTTAATAAGCACTTACTGGCACACCAAGGAATAAAACCATATAGATGCTCATGGTGTGGGAAAAGCTTCAGTCATAACACAAATCTACACACCCACCTAAGAATTCACACAGGAGAAAAACCCTTTAAATGTTATGAATGTGGGAAAAGATTCATTCAGAACTCCCACCTTATTAAACACCAGAGAACCCACACAGGTGAGCAGCCTTATACTTGTAGCATATGCAGGAGAAATTTTAGCAGGCGGTCAAGCCTTCTTAGACACCAGAAACTCCACAGGAGAAGGGAGTCGTGTCCAGTGTCTCCAGTCTGA
- the ZNF75D gene encoding zinc finger protein 75D isoform X1, translating to MSHIGVKLFLEQMMMSDLKVNACLYPHVEALWETKGSVKESSSQSKKSSPQMDSLGPESARQHFRSFYYREAPGPLEAVSQLQELCHQWLRPEIHSKEQILELLVLEQFLTILPRDIQNWVQMYHPQSIREAVALVDRFQKEPGGISNEVTAHELGEEALLLGGTAVAPGFMWKPAEPQPMDVFQKECWNTYRVLQEQLGWNTQKETQLLCGRAVPAQQILDFSEQQSTPSWKTASELILPESQSPLTFEDVALFFTEEEWQLLDPSQKILYNNVMQENYATATSLGLKLKNDTGNDQPISLSTLEIQASGCKVLRKARMKVAQKTTGKENHGGTHRVRKRHRAFPGKKRKKLTTCRQELPKRMDLHGKGHAGEKPFKCQECGKSFRVSSDLIKHQRIHTEEKPYKCQQCDKRFRWSSDLNKHLLAHQGIKPYRCSWCGKSFSHNTNLHTHLRIHTGEKPFKCYECGKRFIQNSHLIKHQRTHTGEQPYTCSICRRNFSRRSSLLRHQKLHRRRESCPVSPV from the exons ATGTCACACATAGGAGTAAAACTATTCCTAGAGCAAATGATGATGAGTGATCTGAAGGTGAATGCATGCTTGTACCCACACGTGGAGGCTTTGTGGGAGACTAAGGGGTCTGTGAAAGAGAGCTCCAGTCAGAGTAAGAAATCCAGCCCACAGATGGACAGTCTTGGTCCTGAGAGCGCTCGCCAGCACTTCCGGAGCTTCTATTATCGTGAAGCACCTGGACCACTTGAGGCTGTCAGCCAACTGCAGGAATTATGCCATCAGTGGCTGAGGCCAGAGATCCACTCAAAAGAGCAGATCTTGGAATTGCTGGTGCTAGAGCAGTTCCTGACCATTCTGCCCAGGGATATCCAGAACTGGGTGCAGATGTATCATCCACAGAGCATCAGAGAGGCTGTGGCCCTGGTAGACCGTTTTCAGAAAGAACCTGGTGGAATAAGTAATGAG GTCACAGCCCATGAGCTGGGAGAGGAGGCATTGCTCTTGGGAGGAACAGCAGTGGCCCCAGGCTTTATGTGGAAGCCAGCAGAGCCCCAACCAATGGATGTGTTCCAGAAAGAATGTTGGAATACATACCGGGTACTGCAAGAACAGCTGGGCTGGAATACTCAGAAAGAAACCCAGCTTTTATGTGGAAGAG CTGTGCCTGCTCAACAGATTCTAGACTTTTCTGAGCAGCAAAGCACCCCAAGCTGGAAGACGGCATCTGAGCTCATCCTGCCTGAGTCCCAG AGTCCGTTGACATTTGAAGATGTGGCCTTGTTTTTTACCGAGGAAGAATGGCAATTACTGGACCCTTCTCAGAAGATCCTCTACAATAATGTAATGCAGGAAAACTATGCGACTGCCACCTCTCTAG GGTTAAAGCTCAAAAATGACACTGGAAATGACCAACCTATATCTCTTTCGACATTAGAAATACAAGCATCAGGATGCAAAGTATTAAGAAAGGCCAGAATGAAAGTTGCCCAGAAAACAACGGGCAAAGAAAATCATGGTGGTACACACAGGGTACGGAAACGGCATCGAGCTTttccagggaagaaaagaaagaaacttacaaCTTGCAGACAAGAGCTTCCAAAACGTATGGATCTTCATGGGAAAGGCCATGCAGGAGAGAAACCTTTTAAATGTCAGGAATGTGGGAAAAGCTTCAGAGTTAGCTCTGACCTAATTAAGCACCAGAGAATTCACACTGAagagaaaccctataaatgtCAACAGTGTGATAAGAGGTTTAGGTGGAGTTCAGATCTTAATAAGCACTTACTGGCACACCAAGGAATAAAACCATATAGATGCTCATGGTGTGGGAAAAGCTTCAGTCATAACACAAATCTACACACCCACCTAAGAATTCACACAGGAGAAAAACCCTTTAAATGTTATGAATGTGGGAAAAGATTCATTCAGAACTCCCACCTTATTAAACACCAGAGAACCCACACAGGTGAGCAGCCTTATACTTGTAGCATATGCAGGAGAAATTTTAGCAGGCGGTCAAGCCTTCTTAGACACCAGAAACTCCACAGGAGAAGGGAGTCGTGTCCAGTGTCTCCAGTCTGA